From a region of the Labrus mixtus chromosome 5, fLabMix1.1, whole genome shotgun sequence genome:
- the si:dkey-193c22.1 gene encoding uncharacterized protein si:dkey-193c22.1 isoform X1 — protein sequence MRLCTAASINRDQLFLIHSINTGESDTLNQSMSGLKCNTSLPVAMGFMLVGLPYSISLAAQWLYGWPNKPGYKKYMEALKPRRIYCLTRAVLETLKYLQYGRLYFQWKSWYKNDKNREHYEKGITFGRRGNKLDLYHPPNVDRSKDVPSPLVVFIYGGAWGSGDRSIYCLLARQMAEELSATVICPDYFTYPKANVLGMVQDIADCLIWARESGAKFNFDKDNIVLIGHSAGAHLCALTTLFLIDAREELFIEVSIQRDIILAIRGVIGLSGVYNIMDHYEHEQKRAVEYVSTMHKAMNGVENFPYYSPTHLLEKFSQDKLSRVPPFALLHGTSDIIVPVESSMKFSELLTSLSIKVSLYLLPKVDHTEIVTDLMASDRHFYHPIYSCIKQEYKKLLGTY from the exons ATGAGGTTATGCACAGCTGCATCGATTAACCGGGatcaattatttttaattcacaGCATTAACACGG GTGAGTCAGACACATTGAACCAGAGCAT gTCAGGGTTAAAATGCAATACATCCCTACCTGTGGCGATGGGTTTCATGTTGGTGGGCCTCCCATACTCCATTTCTCTCGCCGCTCAGTGGCTTTATGGCTGGCCTAACAAACCTGGATATAAGAAGTACATGGAAGCTCTGAAACCAAG GCGAATATACTGTTTGACCAGAGCTGTGCTGGAAACCTTAAAGTATCTGCAGTATGGGAGACTTTACTTCCAGTGGAAGTCGTGGTACAAGAATGACAAAAACCGTGAACATTATGAAAAG GGCATCACATTTGGCCGCCGAGGCAACAAGCTTGACTTGTACCACCCGCCAAACGTGGACAGATCTAAAGATGTCCCATCACCACTGGTGGTTTTCATCTACGGGGGGGCATGGGGCTCCGGAGACCGATCCATTTACTGTTTGCTGGCCCGGCAGATGGCTGAAGAACTGAGTGCTACAGTCATTTGTCCGGATTACTTCACCTATCCGAAG GCAAACGTTTTAGGGATGGTTCAAGATATTGCTGACTGCTTGATTTGGGCTCGAGAGAGTGGAGCAAAGTTCAACTTTGACAAA GACAATATAGTGTTAATTGGTCATTCAGCGGGTGCACATTTGTGTGCACTGACCACGTTGTTTCTCATTGATGCAAGAGAAGAGCTTTTCATAGAGGTCAGCATTCAAAGGGACATCATACTGGCAATAAGAGGAGTTATTG GTCTGAGCGGTGTGTACAACATAATGGACCATTATGAGCACGAGCAGAAGCGGGCAGTCGAATACGTCTCCACCATGCACAAAGCCATGAACGGAGTGGAGAACTTCCCGTATTATTCACCAACACACTTACTGGAGAAGTTCAGCCAGGACAAACTGAGCAG AGTCCCTCCATTCGCTTTGCTACACGGGACCAGTGACATTATCGTTCCAGTTGAATCTTCCATGAAGttctctgagctcctcacctCACTGTCCATAAAGGTGTCGCTCTACCTGCTGCCCAAAGTTGACCACACTGAGATTGTCACCGACCTGATGGCATCTGACAGGCACTTCTACCATCCCATCTACAGCTGTATCAAACAGGAGTACAAAAAACTTTTGGGAACCTACTGA
- the si:dkey-193c22.1 gene encoding uncharacterized protein si:dkey-193c22.1 isoform X2 yields MSGLKCNTSLPVAMGFMLVGLPYSISLAAQWLYGWPNKPGYKKYMEALKPRRIYCLTRAVLETLKYLQYGRLYFQWKSWYKNDKNREHYEKGITFGRRGNKLDLYHPPNVDRSKDVPSPLVVFIYGGAWGSGDRSIYCLLARQMAEELSATVICPDYFTYPKANVLGMVQDIADCLIWARESGAKFNFDKDNIVLIGHSAGAHLCALTTLFLIDAREELFIEVSIQRDIILAIRGVIGLSGVYNIMDHYEHEQKRAVEYVSTMHKAMNGVENFPYYSPTHLLEKFSQDKLSRVPPFALLHGTSDIIVPVESSMKFSELLTSLSIKVSLYLLPKVDHTEIVTDLMASDRHFYHPIYSCIKQEYKKLLGTY; encoded by the exons AT gTCAGGGTTAAAATGCAATACATCCCTACCTGTGGCGATGGGTTTCATGTTGGTGGGCCTCCCATACTCCATTTCTCTCGCCGCTCAGTGGCTTTATGGCTGGCCTAACAAACCTGGATATAAGAAGTACATGGAAGCTCTGAAACCAAG GCGAATATACTGTTTGACCAGAGCTGTGCTGGAAACCTTAAAGTATCTGCAGTATGGGAGACTTTACTTCCAGTGGAAGTCGTGGTACAAGAATGACAAAAACCGTGAACATTATGAAAAG GGCATCACATTTGGCCGCCGAGGCAACAAGCTTGACTTGTACCACCCGCCAAACGTGGACAGATCTAAAGATGTCCCATCACCACTGGTGGTTTTCATCTACGGGGGGGCATGGGGCTCCGGAGACCGATCCATTTACTGTTTGCTGGCCCGGCAGATGGCTGAAGAACTGAGTGCTACAGTCATTTGTCCGGATTACTTCACCTATCCGAAG GCAAACGTTTTAGGGATGGTTCAAGATATTGCTGACTGCTTGATTTGGGCTCGAGAGAGTGGAGCAAAGTTCAACTTTGACAAA GACAATATAGTGTTAATTGGTCATTCAGCGGGTGCACATTTGTGTGCACTGACCACGTTGTTTCTCATTGATGCAAGAGAAGAGCTTTTCATAGAGGTCAGCATTCAAAGGGACATCATACTGGCAATAAGAGGAGTTATTG GTCTGAGCGGTGTGTACAACATAATGGACCATTATGAGCACGAGCAGAAGCGGGCAGTCGAATACGTCTCCACCATGCACAAAGCCATGAACGGAGTGGAGAACTTCCCGTATTATTCACCAACACACTTACTGGAGAAGTTCAGCCAGGACAAACTGAGCAG AGTCCCTCCATTCGCTTTGCTACACGGGACCAGTGACATTATCGTTCCAGTTGAATCTTCCATGAAGttctctgagctcctcacctCACTGTCCATAAAGGTGTCGCTCTACCTGCTGCCCAAAGTTGACCACACTGAGATTGTCACCGACCTGATGGCATCTGACAGGCACTTCTACCATCCCATCTACAGCTGTATCAAACAGGAGTACAAAAAACTTTTGGGAACCTACTGA